One genomic segment of Brevibacillus laterosporus LMG 15441 includes these proteins:
- a CDS encoding MDR family MFS transporter, which produces MLQAWKEFHPVVKLILIGSVLMNVGNGMIIPYFAIYLGEHTNLSITQIGFLIGSSSLAAMFGGFLGGSLSDLIGRKKVMMASLILSAIMLIGLTLHEFPAILMLVTIGRGFTLSFFEPCSKALIADLTESGKRLRAFSMKYFCGNLGLAIGPIVGTFLGLQATSTLPFYVSCAVFLFYGLLLHLWFAKYKVTSISAQQEKVTFRASMKALGRDKILLLFLLGGLLATTVHGQFSVTLSQYFYADLKSAITFLGVLWSAHAIVIIMLSVPILRLMEKRTSLQSIVIGTSLFCAGIIGFAFSLSLPSFLISMIIFTIGEIFLIPAEYAIIDEITPDHIRGTYFGAVSSTTLGSFIGPGVSGMILSHFNGLTMFLFLALLSLISIIFYVGGTRLKEQRTSVSIHE; this is translated from the coding sequence ATGCTGCAAGCATGGAAGGAGTTCCATCCTGTTGTAAAGCTCATTTTAATTGGCTCCGTATTAATGAACGTTGGAAACGGGATGATTATTCCCTATTTTGCCATTTACTTAGGCGAACATACTAATCTTTCTATTACTCAGATCGGTTTTTTGATCGGTTCTAGTTCATTGGCAGCGATGTTTGGTGGATTTTTAGGAGGAAGTTTGTCAGATTTAATTGGAAGGAAAAAGGTCATGATGGCATCCCTTATTCTCTCAGCGATCATGTTAATTGGATTAACACTCCATGAATTTCCTGCCATACTGATGCTAGTGACAATAGGTAGAGGTTTTACACTGTCATTTTTTGAGCCTTGTTCGAAGGCATTAATAGCTGACCTTACCGAGAGTGGGAAAAGGCTTCGCGCCTTTTCAATGAAATACTTTTGTGGGAATCTGGGATTAGCTATTGGGCCCATAGTAGGTACATTCCTCGGCTTACAAGCAACTAGCACGCTTCCCTTCTATGTTTCTTGTGCTGTTTTTCTATTCTATGGTTTGCTATTGCATCTATGGTTTGCAAAATATAAGGTTACTTCTATTTCAGCACAGCAAGAGAAGGTGACCTTTCGAGCATCGATGAAAGCATTGGGTAGAGATAAAATTTTGTTGTTATTCCTTCTGGGAGGATTGTTAGCGACCACCGTTCATGGACAATTTTCCGTGACTCTTTCTCAATATTTTTACGCGGATCTAAAGAGTGCCATTACATTCTTAGGAGTCTTATGGTCTGCCCATGCGATTGTTATCATTATGTTGAGTGTCCCTATTTTGCGTCTTATGGAAAAAAGAACCTCCTTGCAATCGATTGTGATTGGAACTTCCCTATTTTGTGCGGGAATCATTGGTTTTGCTTTCTCGCTAAGCCTTCCATCATTTTTAATTTCAATGATCATTTTTACTATAGGTGAAATATTCTTGATACCTGCTGAATATGCGATCATTGATGAGATTACACCTGATCATATTCGCGGAACTTATTTTGGAGCAGTTAGCTCTACCACACTAGGCTCCTTTATCGGACCGGGAGTGTCAGGTATGATTCTGTCACATTTTAATGGATTGACGATGTTCCTATTTTTAGCACTTTTATCTCTTATTAGCATTATCTTTTATGTTGGGGGAACCCGCTTAAAAGAACAGAGGACGTCAGTCTCCATTCATGAATAG
- a CDS encoding cation:proton antiporter, with amino-acid sequence MLVFQLAIILLASKIAGDISAKLGQPSVLGKLLIGIVLGPTVLGVVTNTDILQELSQIGVILLMFIAGLETDTEEFKRTGKASAFVGVAGIIFPFACGYLVGIYLQLSTIESIFLGLLLSATSVSISVQTLKEMGKLKSREGTTILGAAVIDDVLVIIALAFVISFAGGDINLGEVVLKKIAFFAIAILFAWKVVPWVLNKFAPLRVSEAVISAGLIICFVYAYVAEYAGVAGIIGAYIAGVAISLTKHKHEVFEKVETISYSIFVPVFFTSIGVTAQFIGITQNIWLILGLSVVAILTKLIGSAIGARLAGFKWRSSLGVGAAMVSRGEVALIIAAMGLESQMLSSDMFAVIVVVVLITTIVTPMMMKAFLSNSSGSKQNA; translated from the coding sequence ATGCTTGTTTTTCAATTAGCAATCATCTTGCTAGCTTCAAAAATCGCTGGAGATATCAGTGCTAAATTAGGTCAGCCCTCTGTATTAGGAAAGCTCCTTATTGGTATCGTATTAGGGCCGACTGTACTTGGGGTAGTGACGAATACAGACATTCTTCAGGAATTGAGTCAAATAGGTGTTATCTTATTGATGTTTATTGCCGGACTTGAAACCGATACAGAGGAATTCAAACGTACTGGTAAGGCATCAGCATTTGTAGGTGTTGCCGGAATTATTTTTCCTTTCGCATGTGGTTATCTAGTGGGTATTTACTTACAGCTATCTACAATTGAATCTATTTTCCTCGGTCTGTTACTTTCTGCAACAAGCGTGAGTATTTCCGTTCAGACATTGAAAGAAATGGGGAAATTAAAATCACGAGAAGGAACAACGATTCTAGGAGCTGCTGTCATTGATGACGTACTTGTTATTATTGCTCTGGCTTTTGTTATAAGCTTTGCTGGTGGAGACATCAATTTGGGAGAAGTAGTCTTGAAAAAGATAGCATTCTTTGCCATAGCTATCCTTTTCGCATGGAAAGTGGTTCCATGGGTGTTAAACAAATTTGCTCCGCTTCGTGTATCAGAAGCCGTGATTTCAGCAGGTCTCATCATTTGTTTCGTGTATGCTTACGTAGCTGAGTATGCAGGTGTTGCTGGTATTATCGGTGCTTATATTGCAGGTGTTGCTATTAGTTTAACGAAACATAAGCATGAAGTGTTCGAAAAGGTAGAAACGATCAGTTACTCGATTTTCGTTCCTGTATTTTTTACCTCGATTGGGGTAACGGCTCAATTTATAGGAATCACACAGAACATCTGGCTAATCCTAGGTTTGAGTGTGGTAGCGATCCTAACAAAGCTCATCGGCTCTGCGATCGGAGCCAGATTAGCAGGCTTTAAGTGGAGAAGCTCCCTTGGTGTTGGTGCAGCTATGGTATCACGTGGTGAAGTAGCACTTATCATCGCAGCAATGGGGCTTGAATCTCAAATGCTAAGCAGCGATATGTTTGCGGTTATTGTAGTTGTAGTATTGATTACGACAATTGTGACACCTATGATGATGAAGGCGTTTTTGAGTAATTCTAGTGGGAGCAAACAAAATGCGTAA
- a CDS encoding anaerobic ribonucleoside triphosphate reductase, whose translation MLIMKRDGRQEIFQPEKIITTITQACLPTSGTVNVALSEEIAHCIEEHLTLQPRMQPLTAERELPYINPISTQTIHELIIAQLCEKDHNDVADSFSAYRQQRDRLRLKQSELYSISEAVIGLQDMDLLRENANVNGESFSGKMSKMGSEYAKWHVKQYVLPSKLREAIDHNYVYVHDLDQYAIGTTNCIFIPFDRLLAEGFNTGNGSVRTPQSIMTAMALVAIIFQSQQNSQFGGVSANKIDWDLAPYVRKSFVKHLKKGLHYFNEGSELALSDDLLYMDNEKLKQDFPKSFTYAFEETVAETYQAAESLIHNLNTMSSRAGGQIPFTSLNYGMCTSTEGRLVSHALLQATSNGLGNGETPIFPQHIFQCKTGINQSEGDPNYDLFQEAIECSSKRLYPNFVNVDATFNLIYYREDDPNTIIATMGCRTRSISDRFGRNYSSGKGNLSFNTINLVKLGIEYGICQNQRDQADITGFYNALQSYMDVAISGLIHRFGIQAKQPAKASDFMMREGVWEGGKELRPDDEVADLIKHGSLAVGFIGLAECMYALYGKHHGEDTEVYQRALSVISFMRQYCDDMSETYNLNITLFATPAEGLSGKFTKADQKTYGKLAGITDREYYTNSFHIPVYYSLSASQKIKLEAPFHELCNAGAITYIELDGNARQNTVAFQQIVQYALRSNVGYFSINHPLDRCPSCGYEGIIGTQCPNCGSTEDSVHFQRLRRVTGYITGDYTQRFNSAKQAEVLDRVKHQ comes from the coding sequence ATGCTAATAATGAAACGCGATGGTCGTCAAGAAATCTTTCAGCCAGAAAAGATAATCACAACAATTACTCAGGCATGCTTGCCCACGTCAGGTACAGTAAACGTGGCCCTTAGTGAGGAGATTGCCCATTGTATTGAGGAACATCTTACACTGCAACCACGCATGCAACCGCTAACCGCAGAGCGGGAGCTTCCCTACATAAATCCAATATCTACACAGACGATACACGAGTTAATTATTGCACAGTTATGTGAAAAAGATCACAACGATGTTGCTGATTCCTTTTCTGCCTACCGTCAACAACGTGATCGCCTTCGTCTGAAGCAAAGCGAGTTATACAGCATTAGTGAGGCTGTCATCGGCCTACAGGATATGGACTTACTTCGAGAAAATGCAAATGTTAACGGAGAATCGTTCAGCGGGAAAATGAGTAAAATGGGCTCTGAATATGCGAAATGGCATGTGAAACAATATGTTTTACCAAGCAAGCTCCGTGAAGCAATCGATCATAATTATGTCTACGTACATGATTTGGATCAGTATGCAATCGGTACAACTAACTGCATTTTCATTCCTTTTGACCGCCTACTAGCTGAAGGCTTTAATACTGGAAACGGGTCAGTTCGCACCCCACAAAGCATTATGACGGCAATGGCTCTAGTCGCGATTATCTTTCAATCGCAGCAAAATAGCCAATTCGGCGGTGTTTCTGCTAACAAGATTGACTGGGATCTAGCCCCTTACGTCCGGAAATCCTTCGTCAAGCATCTGAAAAAAGGACTTCATTATTTTAACGAGGGTTCCGAGCTAGCTTTATCTGATGATCTACTTTATATGGATAATGAAAAACTAAAGCAGGATTTTCCCAAAAGCTTTACTTATGCCTTTGAAGAGACTGTCGCAGAGACCTATCAGGCCGCGGAATCTCTCATCCATAATCTAAATACGATGAGTAGCCGAGCTGGGGGACAAATTCCTTTTACCTCGCTTAATTATGGTATGTGTACTTCTACGGAAGGACGTCTGGTCTCACATGCACTATTACAGGCAACAAGTAATGGGTTAGGAAATGGAGAAACCCCTATTTTCCCGCAGCATATTTTTCAATGTAAAACAGGGATTAATCAATCTGAGGGCGATCCCAACTATGATTTATTCCAAGAAGCAATCGAATGCTCCAGTAAGCGCCTTTATCCGAATTTCGTCAATGTAGACGCTACGTTTAATCTCATCTACTACCGTGAAGATGATCCGAACACCATCATCGCTACAATGGGCTGCCGGACAAGATCCATATCAGATCGTTTTGGACGGAATTATAGTAGCGGTAAGGGAAATCTCTCGTTTAATACGATCAATCTTGTAAAATTGGGAATTGAATATGGGATTTGTCAAAACCAACGCGATCAGGCAGACATCACCGGCTTCTATAACGCCCTACAAAGCTATATGGATGTAGCTATCAGCGGTTTGATTCATCGTTTTGGCATCCAAGCTAAACAGCCGGCCAAAGCTTCGGATTTCATGATGCGCGAGGGTGTCTGGGAGGGCGGTAAAGAATTGCGTCCCGATGATGAGGTAGCTGATTTAATTAAGCATGGCAGTCTGGCTGTCGGCTTTATCGGACTAGCGGAATGCATGTATGCTCTTTATGGCAAGCACCACGGAGAAGATACAGAGGTATACCAGCGTGCGCTCTCTGTTATTTCCTTCATGCGCCAATACTGCGATGACATGAGCGAAACATATAATCTCAACATTACCTTATTTGCTACTCCTGCTGAAGGTTTATCGGGCAAATTTACAAAAGCTGATCAAAAAACCTATGGAAAGCTTGCGGGAATTACTGACCGTGAATATTATACGAATTCCTTTCACATTCCTGTTTACTATTCGCTATCCGCTTCCCAAAAAATTAAGCTTGAAGCACCTTTTCACGAGCTATGCAACGCCGGGGCGATTACTTATATTGAGCTAGATGGAAATGCTCGACAAAACACAGTAGCTTTCCAACAGATTGTTCAGTACGCATTAAGAAGCAACGTAGGTTATTTCTCTATTAATCATCCATTGGATCGTTGCCCAAGCTGCGGCTATGAAGGGATTATCGGCACGCAATGCCCAAACTGTGGAAGTACGGAAGACTCCGTTCATTTCCAACGTTTACGCCGTGTAACAGGTTATATTACAGGCGATTATACACAACGTTTTAATTCTGCAAAACAAGCGGAGGTTCTGGATCGGGTGAAGCACCAGTGA
- a CDS encoding acetamidase/formamidase family protein has protein sequence MAIYTIQPKRSTLHGSFSREASPILTIQSGDTVRFETLDADWNAGPEQANGRRVEFCTRKHPQDSGHALIGPLYIADAKVGQSLAIHINELRVGTWGWSQGGGFASAVNNRLGMQEKEGYHLIWELDATNMIGTSDKGHKIRLHPFMGVMGMPPDEPDIHSTIPPRYCGGNIDCKELIPGSTLYLPIPVDGGLFSVGDGHAVQGDGEVSGLAVECPMELVDLTFTVEDRALSFPRAQTPTSKITFGVHKDLHEASMIALEGMIDWMQELYGYERKEALNLASLLVDLRITQLVNDVVGVHAVLDEDKLII, from the coding sequence ATGGCTATATATACCATCCAGCCTAAGCGCTCGACTCTGCATGGCTCCTTTAGCAGAGAGGCTTCCCCTATCCTGACAATACAATCTGGTGACACTGTTCGTTTTGAGACGCTTGATGCGGATTGGAATGCAGGACCGGAACAAGCAAACGGCAGAAGAGTAGAATTTTGTACGCGAAAGCACCCTCAGGATAGCGGACATGCCCTGATTGGTCCCTTGTACATTGCCGATGCCAAGGTTGGACAAAGCTTAGCAATACATATTAATGAATTACGTGTAGGCACATGGGGCTGGAGTCAGGGTGGCGGATTTGCCAGCGCCGTAAATAACCGTCTGGGAATGCAGGAAAAGGAAGGATATCATTTAATCTGGGAGTTAGATGCGACGAACATGATCGGAACCAGCGATAAAGGGCATAAAATTCGCCTTCATCCATTTATGGGAGTAATGGGCATGCCGCCAGACGAACCAGATATTCATTCTACTATTCCTCCTCGCTACTGTGGCGGTAACATAGATTGTAAAGAGCTAATCCCCGGGAGTACGCTCTATTTACCTATCCCTGTAGATGGCGGGCTCTTTTCCGTAGGAGATGGACACGCCGTCCAAGGCGACGGGGAAGTATCTGGACTTGCCGTAGAATGTCCAATGGAGTTGGTTGACCTCACTTTTACAGTAGAAGATCGAGCGCTGTCCTTCCCACGAGCACAAACACCAACTAGTAAAATCACATTTGGAGTCCATAAGGATTTGCACGAAGCCTCTATGATCGCATTAGAGGGCATGATTGATTGGATGCAGGAGCTGTATGGCTATGAACGAAAAGAAGCCTTAAATCTAGCCAGCCTGCTTGTTGATTTACGCATAACCCAGTTGGTTAACGATGTTGTGGGTGTTCATGCAGTGCTAGACGAGGATAAGCTTATCATATAA
- a CDS encoding TerD family protein — MKNSIYLRRKGKLLVQTGISHLPLPYLATALKNLEHLGFTFSHRLMERLQTLSVEEFTTFFQQLEKDVKQLVGAHVRYRPMYQNFPQQLMEASQASLYVNAIIHYLTLSLPIDEVKKRLPLLDQHQLTVIELGNEEELEQIFWNLVQSKTSLSETDKDDLSFFIQEYQVLDKLVQLDIPLKENIALLTGLLFSSSKLSPAFFSKHIKTATDVLRVATSLSGGDISLSSATPFRKFTRAQRRFILGLLENCLALEEDMLRYKNRWIRLGEILHPTEYKLRFPRCADAFYLIRNNQKIETFNSKVEEALLHRRLSEAIELLSTRPGELARRLDHIIRLSVEWQPIVHAFEKIVDQVSSPVLLQVMTHFANRHIPQAVRTFFPKGNVAKVQVSADTLAPLPKEIGDSIISICQKELMQRFSQLPPLGYVYVDERLRNYNVPFSQRSAQKALRTITRGSKLDLPAGNTIRFFTWWREGIVNQVPTDRVDVDLSAVMYDHNWNDLEHISYTNLVSSSFKAYHSGDITTAPQGACEFIDIDLAAAAKAGARYLSMSLHSFTSHPYCDLPECFAGWMMRQHPNSGEIFEPATVQNKIDITADTTICIPVMIDIEARQVIWTDLALTFEPTYANNVEHNRNSMQLMGKAMTNLIKPNLYDLFVLHALARGTLVDNPDRAQSVFSVNSGITPYDTEKIMSDYL; from the coding sequence ATGAAAAATTCTATCTATCTAAGACGCAAAGGTAAGCTACTTGTACAGACAGGAATCAGTCATTTACCTCTTCCTTACCTAGCTACTGCCTTAAAAAACCTGGAGCATCTTGGCTTCACCTTTTCCCACCGATTGATGGAACGGTTGCAAACCCTATCTGTCGAAGAATTTACTACATTCTTTCAGCAGCTAGAAAAGGACGTAAAGCAACTGGTCGGAGCTCATGTACGATATCGTCCGATGTATCAAAATTTCCCCCAGCAACTAATGGAAGCAAGCCAAGCAAGCTTATATGTGAACGCCATTATTCACTATCTCACCCTTTCTCTTCCGATTGATGAAGTAAAGAAACGACTTCCACTGCTTGATCAACATCAGTTAACTGTCATTGAACTTGGAAATGAAGAGGAATTAGAGCAAATCTTCTGGAATCTCGTCCAGTCCAAAACCTCCCTTTCCGAAACCGACAAGGATGACCTCAGCTTCTTTATACAAGAATATCAGGTTTTAGATAAACTTGTGCAGTTAGATATTCCATTAAAAGAAAATATTGCGCTGCTCACAGGCTTACTGTTCTCATCCAGTAAACTATCACCTGCCTTTTTTTCCAAACATATCAAGACAGCAACAGATGTTTTACGGGTAGCTACATCCTTATCTGGCGGTGATATCAGTCTATCCAGCGCTACGCCCTTTCGTAAATTTACACGTGCCCAAAGACGTTTTATCTTGGGGCTATTAGAGAATTGTCTTGCCCTCGAAGAAGATATGCTGCGCTATAAAAACCGTTGGATTCGATTAGGGGAAATTTTACACCCTACGGAATACAAACTACGTTTCCCACGGTGCGCCGATGCTTTTTATCTGATTCGTAACAATCAAAAAATCGAAACATTTAACAGTAAAGTAGAGGAAGCTCTATTACATCGACGGCTATCAGAAGCAATCGAGCTACTTTCCACTAGACCGGGCGAGCTGGCACGTCGTCTTGATCACATCATACGTCTCAGTGTGGAGTGGCAGCCAATCGTCCATGCTTTTGAAAAGATAGTTGATCAGGTTTCTTCTCCTGTATTGCTACAGGTGATGACACATTTTGCGAACCGTCACATTCCGCAAGCCGTCCGTACATTTTTCCCGAAAGGAAATGTAGCCAAAGTTCAAGTGAGTGCTGACACACTGGCTCCTCTTCCTAAGGAAATCGGTGATTCAATCATATCCATCTGTCAAAAGGAACTCATGCAGCGTTTTTCCCAATTGCCGCCGCTGGGCTATGTATATGTCGATGAACGATTGCGCAATTACAATGTCCCCTTCTCCCAACGCTCAGCTCAGAAGGCGCTCCGTACGATTACGCGAGGTTCTAAGCTTGATTTACCGGCTGGAAATACCATCCGATTTTTTACTTGGTGGCGAGAAGGTATTGTGAATCAAGTTCCGACAGATCGAGTGGATGTTGATTTATCTGCTGTGATGTATGACCACAACTGGAATGATTTAGAACACATTTCCTATACAAATCTAGTTTCATCTTCCTTTAAGGCCTACCATAGTGGTGATATTACTACTGCTCCACAAGGTGCCTGCGAGTTCATTGATATCGATTTAGCTGCTGCGGCAAAAGCAGGGGCTCGTTATCTTTCCATGTCTTTGCATTCCTTTACCAGTCATCCTTATTGTGATCTCCCTGAATGCTTTGCTGGCTGGATGATGCGACAGCACCCTAATTCTGGTGAAATCTTCGAACCGGCTACCGTACAAAATAAAATCGACATCACTGCTGATACAACGATTTGTATTCCCGTTATGATTGATATAGAGGCTCGTCAGGTCATCTGGACCGATTTAGCTCTTACTTTTGAACCTACCTATGCCAATAACGTTGAACATAATCGAAACAGCATGCAGCTCATGGGAAAAGCCATGACAAATCTGATTAAACCAAATTTATACGACCTGTTTGTATTGCACGCCTTAGCCAGAGGAACGCTTGTTGATAATCCTGATCGTGCCCAATCCGTCTTTTCTGTAAATAGTGGGATAACACCCTATGACACCGAAAAAATCATGTCTGATTATTTATAG
- the nrdG gene encoding anaerobic ribonucleoside-triphosphate reductase activating protein, with translation MHICEYRRESINEGIGLRAVVFISGCRHACQGCFNPESWDFSYGQPFTRAYQQEVIQEISDNPLLHGLTLCGGDPFFSATACAAFITSFRQACLDKTVWAYTGFTFEALLLLDEQRQLLELCDVIIDGKFKAEQKDTSLRFRGSRNQRIIDVRKSLAIGTVIEWTE, from the coding sequence ATGCATATCTGCGAATATCGAAGGGAAAGTATTAACGAAGGCATTGGGTTACGTGCGGTCGTGTTTATAAGCGGCTGCCGTCACGCATGCCAGGGTTGTTTTAATCCAGAATCGTGGGATTTCAGCTATGGACAACCTTTTACACGAGCGTACCAGCAAGAGGTGATTCAGGAAATTTCCGATAATCCATTATTACATGGTCTGACCTTATGTGGAGGAGACCCATTTTTCTCCGCTACTGCCTGCGCCGCCTTTATCACTAGCTTTCGCCAAGCTTGTCTGGATAAAACAGTCTGGGCATATACTGGATTTACTTTTGAAGCATTACTCCTGCTAGATGAACAACGGCAGTTATTGGAGCTATGTGATGTCATTATTGACGGTAAATTTAAAGCGGAACAAAAAGACACCTCCCTGCGGTTTCGCGGAAGTCGTAATCAGCGCATCATTGATGTGAGGAAAAGTCTTGCAATAGGCACCGTTATCGAATGGACGGAATAG